In Equus przewalskii isolate Varuska chromosome 15, EquPr2, whole genome shotgun sequence, a single genomic region encodes these proteins:
- the PCBP4 gene encoding poly(rC)-binding protein 4 isoform X2, producing MSGSDAGLEEEPELSITLTLRMLMHGKEVGSIIGKKGETVKRIREQSSARITISEGSCPERITTITGSTAAVFHAVSMIAFKLDEDLCAAPTNGGSVSRPPVTLRLVIPASQCGSLIGKAGTKIKEIRETTGAQVQVAGDLLPNSTERAVTVSGVPDAIILCVRQICAVILESPPKGATIPYHPSLSLGTVLLSANQGFSVQGQYGAVTSAEVTKLQQLSGHAVPFASPSMVPGLDPGAQTSSQEFLVPNDLIGCVIGRQGSKISEIRQMSGAHIKIGNQAEGAGERHVTITGSPVSIALAQYLITAWATTGLGGLHCQDGSGQWEQES from the exons ATGAGCGGCTCAGAtgcggggctggaggaggagccagAGCTCAGCATTACTCTCACCTTGCGGATGCTGATGCATGGGAAG GAGGTGGGCAGTATAATCGGGAAG AAAGGAGAGACTGTAAAGCGGATCCGGGAGCAG AGCAGTGCCCGGATCACCATCTCTGAGGGCTCCTGCCCTGAGCGCATCACTACCATCACTGGGTCTACGGCAGCTGTCTTCCATGCGGTCTCCATGATCGCCTTCAAGCTGGACGAG GACCTTTGTGCTGCTCCTACAAATGGTGGGAGTGTCTCCAGGCCTCCGGTGACCCTGCGCCTTGTCATCCCTGCAAGCCAGTGTGGCTCATTAATTGGGAAGGCCGGCACCAAGATCAAGGAGATCCGAGAG ACCACGGGTGCCCAGGTGCAGGTGGCGGGGGACCTGCTCCCCAACTCTACAGAGCGTGCTGTCACCGTGTCTGGGGTGCCTGATGCCATCATCCTGTGTGTGCGCCAGATCTGCGCTGTTATTCTGGAG TCTCCACCAAAAGGAGCCACTATCCCATATCACCCAAGCCTCTCCTTAGGTACCGTCCTTCTCTCTGCCAACCAG GGCTTCTCTGTCCAGGGTCAGTATGGGGCTGTGACCTCAGCTGAG GTCACCAAGCTCCAGCAACTCTCGGGCCATGCAGTCCCTTTTGCCTCACCCAGCATGGTGCCAG GACTGGATCCTGGTGCGCAGACCAGCTCACAGGAGTTCTTGGTTCCCAACGAC CTGATTGGCTGCGTGATCGGGCGCCAAGGCAGCAAGATCAGTGAGATCCGGCAGATGTCAGGGGCACATATCAAGATTGGGAACCAAGCAGAAGGCGCTGGCGAACGGCACGTGACCATCACTGGTTCCCCGGTCTCCATTGCCCTGGCCCAGTACCTCATCACTGCCTG GGCCACCACCGGGCTTGGCGGCCTACACTGCCAAGATGGCAGCGGCCAATGGGAGCAAGAAAGCTGA
- the PCBP4 gene encoding poly(rC)-binding protein 4 isoform X1, translating to MSGSDAGLEEEPELSITLTLRMLMHGKEVGSIIGKKGETVKRIREQSSARITISEGSCPERITTITGSTAAVFHAVSMIAFKLDEDLCAAPTNGGSVSRPPVTLRLVIPASQCGSLIGKAGTKIKEIRETTGAQVQVAGDLLPNSTERAVTVSGVPDAIILCVRQICAVILESPPKGATIPYHPSLSLGTVLLSANQGFSVQGQYGAVTSAEVTKLQQLSGHAVPFASPSMVPGLDPGAQTSSQEFLVPNDLIGCVIGRQGSKISEIRQMSGAHIKIGNQAEGAGERHVTITGSPVSIALAQYLITACLETAKSTSGGTPGSTPTDLPAPFSPPLTALPTAPPGLLGTPYAISLSNFIGLKPVPFLALPPASPGPPPGLAAYTAKMAAANGSKKAERQKFSPY from the exons ATGAGCGGCTCAGAtgcggggctggaggaggagccagAGCTCAGCATTACTCTCACCTTGCGGATGCTGATGCATGGGAAG GAGGTGGGCAGTATAATCGGGAAG AAAGGAGAGACTGTAAAGCGGATCCGGGAGCAG AGCAGTGCCCGGATCACCATCTCTGAGGGCTCCTGCCCTGAGCGCATCACTACCATCACTGGGTCTACGGCAGCTGTCTTCCATGCGGTCTCCATGATCGCCTTCAAGCTGGACGAG GACCTTTGTGCTGCTCCTACAAATGGTGGGAGTGTCTCCAGGCCTCCGGTGACCCTGCGCCTTGTCATCCCTGCAAGCCAGTGTGGCTCATTAATTGGGAAGGCCGGCACCAAGATCAAGGAGATCCGAGAG ACCACGGGTGCCCAGGTGCAGGTGGCGGGGGACCTGCTCCCCAACTCTACAGAGCGTGCTGTCACCGTGTCTGGGGTGCCTGATGCCATCATCCTGTGTGTGCGCCAGATCTGCGCTGTTATTCTGGAG TCTCCACCAAAAGGAGCCACTATCCCATATCACCCAAGCCTCTCCTTAGGTACCGTCCTTCTCTCTGCCAACCAG GGCTTCTCTGTCCAGGGTCAGTATGGGGCTGTGACCTCAGCTGAG GTCACCAAGCTCCAGCAACTCTCGGGCCATGCAGTCCCTTTTGCCTCACCCAGCATGGTGCCAG GACTGGATCCTGGTGCGCAGACCAGCTCACAGGAGTTCTTGGTTCCCAACGAC CTGATTGGCTGCGTGATCGGGCGCCAAGGCAGCAAGATCAGTGAGATCCGGCAGATGTCAGGGGCACATATCAAGATTGGGAACCAAGCAGAAGGCGCTGGCGAACGGCACGTGACCATCACTGGTTCCCCGGTCTCCATTGCCCTGGCCCAGTACCTCATCACTGCCTG TCTAGAAACGGCCAAGTCTACCTCTGGGGGGACGCCCGGCTCGACCCCCACAGACCTGCCTGCCCCCTTCTCGCCGCCCCTGACGGCCCTGCCCACGGCTCCCCCAGGCCTGCTGGGCACACCCTATGCCATCTCCCTTTCCAACTTCATCGGCCTCAAGCCTGTGCCCTTCTTGGCTCTACCACCTGCCTCCCCAGGGCCACCACCGGGCTTGGCGGCCTACACTGCCAAGATGGCAGCGGCCAATGGGAGCAAGAAAGCTGAGCGGCAGAAATTCTCCCCCTACTGA
- the GPR62 gene encoding G-protein coupled receptor 62 isoform X2, protein MANTTGLNATEVAGSMGLILAAVVEALALLGNGALLIVVLRTPGLRDALYLVHLCIVDLLAAASIMPLGLLAAPPPGLGRVRLGPAPCRAARFLSAALLPACTLGVAALGLARYRLIVHPLRPGPRPPPTLVLTAVWAASGLMGALSLLGPPPAPPPAPARCSVLAGGLGPFRPLWALLAFALPALLLLGAYGSIFLVARRAALRPPPPARGSRLRSDSLDSRVSILPPLRPRLPGGKAALAPALAVGQFAACWLPYGCACLVPAAQAAVAEAAVTWVAYTAFAAHPFLYGLLQRPVRRALGRLARKALPRPPRACTPRAWHPRALLQHIQGPPEGPALGPSEALKQAPDLAGGESLSMPETT, encoded by the coding sequence ATGGCCAACACCACAGGGCTGAACGCCACAGAAGTCGCAGGCTCGATGGGGTTGATCCTGGCGGCTGTCGTGGAGGCGCTAGCACTGCTGGGCAATGGCGCGCTGCTGATCGTGGTGCTGCGCACGCCAGGACTGCGCGACGCGCTCTACCTGGTGCACCTGTGCATCGTGGACCTGCTGGCAGCCGCCTCCATCATGCCGCTGGGTCTGCTGGCCGCGCCGCCGCCCGGGCTGGGCCGCGTACGCCTGGGCCCCGCGCCGTGCCGCGCCGCGCGCTTCCTCTCGGCTGCGCTGCTGCCCGCCTGCACGCTCGGCGTGGCCGCGCTCGGCCTAGCGCGCTACCGCCTCATAGTGCACCCGCTGCGGCCCGGCCCGCGGCCTCCGCCCACCCTCGTGCTCACTGCCGTGTGGGCCGCATCGGGGTTGATGGGCGCGCTCTCCTTGCTCGGGCCGCCGCCCGCACCGCCCCCTGCCCCGGCTCGCTGCTCCGTCCTGGCTGGGGGCCTCGGGCCCTTCCGGCCGCTTTGGGCGCTGCTGGCCTTCGCGCTGCCTGCCCTCCTGCTGCTCGGCGCCTATGGCAGCATCTTCCTTGTCGCGCGCCGCGCTGCCCTGcggcccccgccgcccgcgcgAGGGTCCCGGCTGCGCTCCGACTCTCTGGATAGCCGTGTCTCCATCTTGCCGCCCCTCCGGCCTCGCCTGCCTGGGGGCAAagcagccctggccccagccctggcagTGGGCCAATTCGCAGCCTGCTGGCTGCCCTACGGCTGTGCATGCTTGGTGCCTGCCGCGCAGGCCGCAGTGGCGGAAGCGGCTGTCACCTGGGTAGCCTACACGGCCTTCGCGGCTCACCCCTTCCTGTATGGCCTGCTGCAACGCCCTGTGCGCCGGGCGCTGGGCCGCCTCGCCCGCAAAGCGCTGCCCCGACCCCCGCGAGCCTGCACTCCACGGGCGTGGCACCCGCGGGCCCTCTTGCAACACATCCAGGGACCTCCAgagggccctgccctgggcccttcTGAGGCACTAAAACAAGCCCCAGATTTGGCAGGAGGGGAGAGCCTGAGCATGCCAGAGACCACCTGA
- the GPR62 gene encoding G-protein coupled receptor 62 isoform X1, whose protein sequence is MAAWVSEPAPGQPTRVSLSARMANTTGLNATEVAGSMGLILAAVVEALALLGNGALLIVVLRTPGLRDALYLVHLCIVDLLAAASIMPLGLLAAPPPGLGRVRLGPAPCRAARFLSAALLPACTLGVAALGLARYRLIVHPLRPGPRPPPTLVLTAVWAASGLMGALSLLGPPPAPPPAPARCSVLAGGLGPFRPLWALLAFALPALLLLGAYGSIFLVARRAALRPPPPARGSRLRSDSLDSRVSILPPLRPRLPGGKAALAPALAVGQFAACWLPYGCACLVPAAQAAVAEAAVTWVAYTAFAAHPFLYGLLQRPVRRALGRLARKALPRPPRACTPRAWHPRALLQHIQGPPEGPALGPSEALKQAPDLAGGESLSMPETT, encoded by the exons ATGGCAGCCTGGGTGTCGGAGCCAGCGCCTGGGCAGCCTACGAG GGTGAGCCTGAGCGCCCGAATGGCCAACACCACAGGGCTGAACGCCACAGAAGTCGCAGGCTCGATGGGGTTGATCCTGGCGGCTGTCGTGGAGGCGCTAGCACTGCTGGGCAATGGCGCGCTGCTGATCGTGGTGCTGCGCACGCCAGGACTGCGCGACGCGCTCTACCTGGTGCACCTGTGCATCGTGGACCTGCTGGCAGCCGCCTCCATCATGCCGCTGGGTCTGCTGGCCGCGCCGCCGCCCGGGCTGGGCCGCGTACGCCTGGGCCCCGCGCCGTGCCGCGCCGCGCGCTTCCTCTCGGCTGCGCTGCTGCCCGCCTGCACGCTCGGCGTGGCCGCGCTCGGCCTAGCGCGCTACCGCCTCATAGTGCACCCGCTGCGGCCCGGCCCGCGGCCTCCGCCCACCCTCGTGCTCACTGCCGTGTGGGCCGCATCGGGGTTGATGGGCGCGCTCTCCTTGCTCGGGCCGCCGCCCGCACCGCCCCCTGCCCCGGCTCGCTGCTCCGTCCTGGCTGGGGGCCTCGGGCCCTTCCGGCCGCTTTGGGCGCTGCTGGCCTTCGCGCTGCCTGCCCTCCTGCTGCTCGGCGCCTATGGCAGCATCTTCCTTGTCGCGCGCCGCGCTGCCCTGcggcccccgccgcccgcgcgAGGGTCCCGGCTGCGCTCCGACTCTCTGGATAGCCGTGTCTCCATCTTGCCGCCCCTCCGGCCTCGCCTGCCTGGGGGCAAagcagccctggccccagccctggcagTGGGCCAATTCGCAGCCTGCTGGCTGCCCTACGGCTGTGCATGCTTGGTGCCTGCCGCGCAGGCCGCAGTGGCGGAAGCGGCTGTCACCTGGGTAGCCTACACGGCCTTCGCGGCTCACCCCTTCCTGTATGGCCTGCTGCAACGCCCTGTGCGCCGGGCGCTGGGCCGCCTCGCCCGCAAAGCGCTGCCCCGACCCCCGCGAGCCTGCACTCCACGGGCGTGGCACCCGCGGGCCCTCTTGCAACACATCCAGGGACCTCCAgagggccctgccctgggcccttcTGAGGCACTAAAACAAGCCCCAGATTTGGCAGGAGGGGAGAGCCTGAGCATGCCAGAGACCACCTGA
- the PARP3 gene encoding protein mono-ADP-ribosyltransferase PARP3, with protein MTPKRKAPAQHEGPEKKKGRQGTEDDNFRSTAEALRAAPTEKCIVRVDPACPLSGSPGTQVHEDYNCTLNQTNIGNNNNKFYIMQLLEAGDRFVCWNRWGRVGEVGQSKLNYFVLLEDAKKDFEKKFRDKTKNSWAERDRFVAHPGKYTLIEVQGEEETQEAVVKVDGGPLRTVVQQVQPCSLDTATQKLITNIFSKDMFNNAMALMNLDVKKMPLGKLSKQQIARGFEALEALEVALKTPSDGGLNLEELSSRFYTVIPHNFGRSRPPPINSPELLQAKKDMLLVLADIELAQTLQAAPEEKKVEEVPHPLDRDYQLLKCQLQLLDPEAPDYKVIHTYLKHTGNNYRCPALQHVWKVNREGEGDRFQAHSKLGNRRLLWHGTNVAVVAAILTSGLRIMPHSGGRVGKGIYFASENSKSAGYVTGMRCGAHHIGYMFLSEVALGREHHITIDEPSLKQPPPGFDSVIARGHTEPDPTQDTELELDGQKVVVPQGPPMPCPEFSSSSFLQSEYLIYQESQCRLRYLLEVRL; from the exons ATGACTCCAAAGCGCAAAGCCCCTGCACAGCATGAGGGCCCTGAGAAGAAGAAGGGGCGCCAGGGGACAGAGGATGACAACTTCCgctccactgcagaggccctcAGGGCTGCACCCACAGAGAAGTGCATAGTCCGAGTGGACCCTGCATGCCCACTCAGTGGCAGCCCGGGGACCCAG GTGCATGAAGACTACAACTgtaccctgaaccagaccaacatcgggaacaacaacaacaagttCTACATCATGCAGCTGCTGGAAGCGGGTGACCGCTTTGTCTGCTGGAACCGCTGGGGCCGTGTG GGAGAGGTGGGCCAGTCAAAGCTCAACTACTTCGTGTTACTGGAGGATGCAAAGAAGGACTTTGAGAAGAAATTTCGAGACAAGACCAAGAACAGCTGGGCGGAGAGGGACCGCTTTGTGGCCCATCCCGGCAAGTACACACTTATCGAAGTACAAGGAGAGGAGGAAACCCAGGAAGCCGTGGTGAAG GTGGATGGAGGCCCACTGAGGACCGTGGTCCAGCAGGTGCAGCCCTGCTCCCTGGATACAGCCACACAGAAGCTCATCACCAATATCTTCAGCAAGGACATGTTCAATAATGCTATGGCCCTCATGAACCTGG ATGTGAAGAAGATGCCCCTGGGAAAATTGAGCAAGCAGCAGATTGCACGGGGCTTCGAGGCTTTAGAGGCACTGGAGGTGGCCCTGAAAACCCCCTCAGATGGTGGCCTCAACCTGGAGGAGCTGTCTTCCCGCTTCTACACTGTCATTCCCCACAACTTTGGCCGCAGCCGGCCCCCGCCCATCAACTCCCCTGAGCTTCTGCAGGCCAAGAAGGACATGCTGCTG GTGCTGGCAGACATCGAGCTGGCCCAGACCCTACAGGCAGCTCCTGAGGAGAAGAAGGTGGAGGAGGTGCCACACCCACTGGACCGAGATTACCAGCTCCTCAAGTGCCAGCTTCAGCTGCTAGACCCAGAGGCACCTGATTACAAG GTGATTCATACCTACTTAAAACATACGGGCAACAACTACAGGTGCCCTGCTCTTCAACATGTTTGGAAAGTGAACCGAGAAGGAGAG GGAGATAGGTTCCAGGCCCACTCCAAGCTGGGTAATCGGAGGTTACTGTGGCATGGCACCAACGTGGCTGTGGTGGCCGCCATCCTCACCAGCGGGCTCCGCATCATGCCACATTCTGGTGGCCGTGTTGGCAAGGGCATCTACTTCGCCTCAGAAAACAGCAAGTCAGCTGGCTATG TTACTGGCATGCGCTGTGGGGCCCACCACATCGGCTACATGTTCCTGAGTGAGGTGGCACTGGGCAGAGAACACCACATCACCATTGATGAGCCTAGCTTAAAGCAGCCACCCCCTGGCTTCGACAGTGTCATCGCCCGAGGCCACACAGAACCTG ATCCGACCCAGGACACCGAGCTGGAGCTGGATGGCCAGAAAGTTGTGGTACCCCAGGGCCCGCCCATGCCCTGCCCGGAGTTCAGCAGCTCCAGCTTCTTGCAGAGCGAGTATCTCATCTACCAGGAGAGCCAGTGCCGCCTGCGCTACCTGCTGGAGGTTCGCCTCTAA